A single region of the Lotus japonicus ecotype B-129 chromosome 4, LjGifu_v1.2 genome encodes:
- the LOC130713547 gene encoding L-ascorbate oxidase homolog: MGSTGLLYLLSVAVLLSVSLVQAEDAYKYFTWTVTYGTLSPLGSPQQVILINGQFPGPQLDLVTNENVILDLVNKLDEPFLLTWNGIKQRKNSWQDGVLGTNCPVPPNSNYTYKFQAKDQIGTYTYFPSTQLHKAAGGFGGLNVYHRSVIPVPYPYPDGDFTLLIGDWYKTSHKALRQSLDSGKSLAFPDGLLINGQAHTTINGDQGKTYMIRISNVGMATSINFRIQNHTMKLVEVEGSHVVQNIYDSLDVHVGQSAAVLVTLNQPPKDYYIVASTRFSRKVFTSTAVLHYTNSHSPASGPLPSAPAYQYHWSVTQARSFRWNLTANAARPNPQGSFHYGKITPTKTIVLANSAPLINGKLRYAVNKVSYVSPDTPLKLADYFNIPGIFSVNSIQSLPSNGPAYIATSVLPTSLHDFVEIVYQNNESTLQSWHLDGYDFWVVGYGFGQWTPDKRRTYNLVDALTRHTAQVYPNAWTTILVSLDNQGMWNLRSAIWERQYLGQQLYLRVWNSQHSLANEYDIPRNALLCGKAVGHHA, encoded by the exons ATGGGAAGCACAGGTTTGCTCTATCTGTTAAGTGTTGCTGTTCTGCTTAGTGTATCTTTGGTACAAGCTGAAGATGCATACAAATACTTCACATGGACTGTGACTTATGGGACTCTTTCTCCACTTGGTAGTCCCCAGCAG GTGATTCTGATCAATGGTCAATTTCCTGGGCCTCAACTAGACTTGGTAACTAATGAAAATGTAATTCTTGATCTTGTCAACAAGCTGGATGAGCCATTTCTTCTCACTTG GAATGGCATTAAACAGAGGAAAAATTCATGGCAAGATGGGGTTTTGGGAACCAACTGCCCTGTTCCTCCAAACTCAAATTACACATACAAGTTTCAGGCCAAGGATCAGATTGGAACCTATACATACTTCCCATCAACTCAACTGCATAAAGCAGCAGGAGGGTTTGGAGGACTCAATGTCTATCATAGATCTGTCATCCCAGTGCCTTATCCTTACCCTGATGGAGATTTTACTTTACTCATTGGCGATTGGTACAAAACCAGCCACAAG GCATTAAGGCAGTCTTTGGATTCTGGAAAATCTCTTGCATTTCCTGATGGTCTTCTTATCAATGGCCAGGCTCATACAACCATAAATGGTGATCAAG GGAAGACCTACATGATCAGGATCTCAAATGTGGGCATGGCAACCTCAATCAACTTCAGAATTCAGAATCACACAATGAAACTAGTTGAGGTAGAAGGTTCACACGTTGTCCAAAACATATATGACTCCCTTGATGTGCATGTTGGGCAATCAGCTGCAGTGTTGGTAACCTTAAATCAGCCTCCAAAAGACTACTACATTGTGGCCTCAACAAGGTTTTCCAGAAAGGTTTTCACATCAACAGCAGTGTTACACTACACAAACTCTCACTCCCCGGCTTCTGGTCCCTTGCCTAGTGCCCCTGCTTACCAATATCACTGGTCTGTGACGCAAGCTAGAAGCTTCAG ATGGAATCTGACAGCAAATGCTGCTAGGCCTAACCCACAAGGTTCATTCCATTATGGGAAAATAACTCCTACAAAGACAATTGTGTTAGCCAATTCAGCACCTTTGATCAATGGAAAGCTTCGTTATGCTGTGAACAAGGTTTCTTATGTTAGCCCTGATACCCCTCTCAAGCTTGCTGATTACTTCAACATTCCCGGAATCTTCAGTGTGAATTCAATCCAAAGCCTTCCCTCTAATGGACCGGCATACATAGCTACCTCTGTTCTtccaacttctctccatgattTCGTTGAGATTGTTTACCAGAACAATGAGAGCACTCTGCAATCATGGCATCTAGACGGTTATGATTTCTGGGTTGTGGG TTATGGTTTTGGACAGTGGACACCAGACAAGAGAAGAACCTATAATCTAGTGGATGCCCTGACAAGGCACACTGCACAG GTATATCCAAACGCTTGGACTACCATATTGGTATCATTAGACAACCAAGGCATGTGGAATCTGAGGTCTGCAATATGGGAAAGGCAGTATCTTGGGCAGCAATTATATCTCAGGGTTTGGAATTCTCAGCACAGCCTTGCTAATGAATATGATATTCCCCGTAATGCATTGCTTTGTGGCAAAGCCGTAGGACATCATGCTTAG